The Chanos chanos chromosome 6, fChaCha1.1, whole genome shotgun sequence genome includes a region encoding these proteins:
- the avpr2b.1 gene encoding oxytocin receptor — MSFFNITLSNLSLEMQITGDQPRDEHLAQVEIALLSIIFLSAAILNFGLLMVLWRRRKQMSRMRVFVFHLCLADLMVAFFQVCPQLMWDITDRFIGPDLVCRLVKYLQVVGMFASTYMIVVMTIDRYQAVCNPMVTFQRRRARWNVPVCIAWAISLTGSLPQIFIFSRVQIAPGVFDCWANFIEPWGLKAYVTWTTLVIFVLPVLTVIACQVRICRAVQINFYMKTHQDKEEGIRHPLPSRASSVVGVSKARIKAVKMTVVIVLAYIICWAPFFTVQLWSVWDVNAPTETATFTILMLLASLNSCANPCIYLLFSGKLPKRLVAFVCLDQSDMKDSIPEEATMVSSLYMSFKSLSDSR; from the exons ATGTCTTTCTTTAATATCACTCTGAGCAATTTAAGTTTAGAAATGCAAATAACTGGAGATCAACCTCGAGACGAGCATTTGGCTCAAGTTGAAATAGCCCTTCTAAGTATCATCTTTCTGAGCGCCGCGATCCTGAACTTCGGACTGCTGATGGTGTTGTGGAGAAGGCGAAAACAGATGTCCCgaatgcgtgtgtttgtttttcatctgtgtttggcAGACCTGATGGTTGCTTTCTTTCAGGTGTGCCCTCAGCTCATGTGGGATATAACGGACAGGTTCATCGGTCCCGATTTGGTGTGTCGGCTGGTAAAGTATTTGCAAGTCGTTGGCATGTTTGCCTCGACTTATATGATTGTAGTGATGACCATTGACCGGTATCAGGCCGTTTGCAACCCCATGGTCACATTCCAGAGAAGGCGGGCGCGCTGGAACGTTCCTGTTTGCATCGCATGGGCCATCTCCCTCACCGGCAGCCTCCctcaaattttcattttctctcggGTTCAGATTGCCCCTGGAGTATTTGACTGTTGGGCTAACTTCATTGAACCTTGGGGACTGAAGGCATATGTGACCTGGACAACGCTGGTCATATTTGTGTTGCCTGTTTTGACGGTGATAGCGTGTCAAGTGCGCATATGTCGAGCAGTCCAAATCAACTTTTACATGAAAACGCACCAAGACAAAGAAGAAGGAATCAGACATCCGCTTCCATCCAGGGCAAGCAGTGTGGTCGGGGTGTCAAAGGCGAGGATTAAAGCAGTGAAGATGACAGTGGTGATTGTACTCGCCTACATTATATGCTGGGCTCCATTCTTCACGGTTCAACTGTGGTCTGTCTGGGATGTAAACGCTCCAACTGAAA CCGCGACATTTACGATCCTCATGCTCTTGGCAAGTCTGAACAGTTGCGCCAATCCGTGCATCTACCTTCTCTTCAGCGGAAAACTGCCCAAAAGATTGGTTGCTTTCGTCTGCCTGGACCAGAGCGATATGAAGGACTCAATCCCAGAAGAGGCTACGATGGTCAGTTCATTGTACATGAGTTTCAAAAGTCTGTCGGACTCTAGGTGA